The genomic region TTTTACCAAAATTTCCAGCTCCTTTTTGATGGCTCTCTCCATACATATACTGTCTTGGGTAGAGTAACTGCTTCCCTTCCTTTCATCTTCAAACTTAGAGATCATAATGACGCCCTACTACAGCCAGTACTGGAGAATTTACTAGCTTTACTACCACCGATTTTCCTAATCCCTGCCAACGAATCTTTCTGAAAAGTTCCTCTATTGAGCTCTCTTTCACAGCCCGTGATGAGTGTGCCATGTGCTTCCTGttggaaccctgactgatacatagTGTAAAAAGTATTCAATTGTGCATAGTCTAATGTTAATAAAGGAAAATTCAAGGGTTAATTAATTTCCGGAAGTCAAAATACTTGGTCTTAGTTTGAATctgatttctgtcattttaaagaGTTTTAGAGAAGTTCACTGTTTTAACATAAAAGGTAGATGATCTAGAAATTGGTACAGTGCCTTGAAAACCAGATATTGAACATTTGGGCTGTGGTGGTTTTTGAATTACGTCTATGTAGCTAAGCTAGACTATGTTTCCTAGAATTTCCTTGcctgtatgtttttttaaaaattaggattgGCGACACGCCCCCCACCGGACCAGTGAAGCGGCTGCGCCCCTTGCTTTGGACCTCGGGCCTCACTTCTCCTCCAGATGGACCCCAAGTGCTCCTGCCCCACTGGCGGCTCCTGCAGCTGCGCTGGCTCCTGCACCTGCAAAGCCTGCAGATGCACCTCCTGCAAGAAGAGCTGCTGCTCCTGCTGCCCCGTGGGCTGCGCCAAGTGTGCCCAGGGCTGCGTCTGCAAAGGGGCCTCGGACAAGTGCAGCTGCTGTGCCTGATGTCGCGGAGAGCCTGACCCGGGTGTCAACAGAGCAACCAGGACGAACCTGCATTTTACCGATTTTCATACAACCGGACCTGACGCTACATTCCTTTTTCTATCAAATATGTGAGTTGTAATAAaagttgttggaaaaaaaaaaaattaggattgGCTTCAAGAGAAACTTGCATGATATCTGGAAGGCAGAAGTGAAGCACCAGCCATTCTGCTCTGAACAGAGATGTAGGGCCAGGAGCTGCGGCAGATGACACACATCTTTATTAATCTGCTGGCTCACCTTGTTGCTGTGGGGCAGTATCTGGAAACCCACAGCTCCTTCAGCTTCCATCAGGTCTCTCCTTCAGGTTTTCTGAATCCTGGGTCAAGTTCAAGGGTACCAGTGTCTTTTGCATGTTATCTACATCATCAAGGTTGAAGGTTTTGAGATACAGGTGTTAATTCCAACTTCTTTTCATAGATTCCAGTTTGTCCTCACGCTCCCTAATTTTATGTCCAGTTTTTTCTTCCCAGTTACTGGTTCTGTGAAGTTGTAACATCTTTAGGCTCTTACCGGACATAGAAGCAAAATCCATAGACTTTTTCACCTGCTTCCACAATTGTGTATGGTGTAATTCCCATTATATTAAACTCCTTTCTCCTATATCACTCAAAGTGGCTATGTTCACCTGATTGAATCCAACTTATACAGTGgtcctcttctcttcttcccctATTAGTAGCATGAGATAAATATGACTAAGTAGATAGCATAGAATCTTAGAATCTGACCAGAATAATGTAATAAGCATTTTACCTTGTTGGACCATGAAAttaaagaaagacagagaaaaacaatattaaaGTTTAGAAATCTTTATTTCAACAATAAAACCACCCCTCTCCCTTAGTCTCAGATTTTCAAGAGTAGCTTGGAGTTTAAGTCTTTGTGACTGTTTTTCTCCATTCCACGGGCATGATACAAAAGCTTTGTTCAGTGTTTGGGAAAGGTGACAGGGAGACAATTACTGATTATTAATTTTCACTGGGGTTATTGAGCAAACCTTGtgcttctttttccccctcagatTCCTGTCATTGTCAAGTTTAACTTTCAATGCTTTTCTCCCAGATAGAATTTCATGCTCATTTAGCACATGATACCTTTGGAGTTGACAGAAGTGCTTCACCTGGAACAGCCCAGCCACCCTATGCTTGGTCCCAGAAAGCTACAGAAATAGTCTTCATTGTCTCCTCGATTCTCTCTGGGTCATTTAATAGCAACAGTtcctcttcattcttttcctttttgaatgGTGCTTTTGTGAGCTGGAGTCTTGATGTAGCTGTCACAAACTTTCCACTTCAGAGGTTAAACTACAAGATCTaatgagggaaaattatttttagcttAGCCTCTGGCACTATAAATTCCAGGAAATTTTTGAATTAAACTTTATgactttgtaggaaaaaaaatagcaGGCTTCCAATCTGTCTTTTTaaactctttctctttctctctatccttcatttttagtaaaatttggtgatttttaaaatattattttaaatttcttttggtaGCAACTGCATGACAGTTTAACTCAAGAAAAATTCTCAGACCCTTTTTGTGTACTTGTCTTCTAATTGAGCCTCTATCTCTGACTGCTGACATTAGATCAGCAAAGGGTACTACCCACGATCAGTGATACATGAGCATGAACTCTGTTGTCTTCGCTTCATGGTAGAAAATAGAATTTACCCCTTAGGTCTAATATTGgggctaaaggaaaaaaatatactacCACTTTATCCTTAAAAGTTGAGGTATTTCTCCTGAGGTAGAATTCCATCCTAACCcagaatcaataaataaaatagaagctgAGTCATAATAGAAACAAGCCCAATTGTGAATCACTCAGGGATTTCTCCTCTGCCATATGGCTTATCTAAGCCCTAGGCTGAGTCCCAGCTATGGACATTTCACTGCTTATTAACAACTTCATCCAAGAGGGAAGGCGAAtgcaagagacagaaagtaaaagtgAAGAAAGGCCTTGTTTGCAGGCTGAAGATcatgaaagtaaaatatttattgtacaaCTAATATGTGCAAGGCAATGGGGGATTATGGGGATATCACAGTTACTACAGATTGGGAAGAAAGCAACAAATTACAGCTATAAAGTTAATTAGCACTACTTTCTAACAGTGTTTCAAGGTGGGCTTTTATcttcaagaaatttaaaatatcattagtGGGAAATGGTGGGCTTCATGACTGACTGAGGGTGACTATCACTATTCTCTAATACCAGGGAAGGGCATATTCCAGGCAGATCTTGCAGTGAGCTTGGAAAGTCTCCTGAGTTAACGTGGCTATTGTGAATTGTACAAACTATATAACTAAGGACAGTGGTGGACTAAGAAACAAGGAAAGACAAGCTCATGAAAATTAGATAGAGATCTTGGAGTCTTAgtttgaatattaaaaagatgCACTCATATTTTATTCCAACTATGGTAAAGTCAGACTATCAGTCATGATGATAaggcaacatttattattttctatggcCCAGGCATTATGCTGAACCTGAATCCTTTACAAACGTCATCACACTTATCCTCAAATAAGTATTACCAccatcattttacagaagagaaaatagatgTTTGAAGGGTTTAAAAGCCCAAGTTTACCTAGCAGTGAGTGGAAGAACTTTCAAACCTTAGATCAATCTGATTCCAGAGCTTGTGAGTTTAATACTAAAAGCAAAGGGAATggctcagacaaaaaaaaaaacattgtaccACTGTGAGTTTAGGTAGTAAAATGAAACTTCATGAAGTCTGAAGACATGGAATTTGaactgagtcttgaaggatgggAGAAGCTGAGTAGGGATACAAGGTATTTTATGAAAACGGATTgtatgaataaaattatatagGCAGATAAAGAAGGAGTGCGTCACTAGCCAGGATTTTCTCAAAAGATTTGTGGATTGATGACATCAATTATTTGTGGATGCCATTTATCTACAAAAATTTGCTATTACAACATTTCCCTAAAATACTATCtaatttttagatatttgttaTAGAAAAATGTCTTCCTGAATCTATTAAGTTGAAGGTGcatgaaagatagaaaaaaaatttgccaaTTTATTAGAAATTTCTCACTGGGGAACTTGGTTGTGTCaatgaacaaatataaatttcagataaatgtaAAGTCTGTATGtaggtattattactattattggaattattttttttaaataaataaaatccccaCAACTTACCCCAAATAAAACCAagtctttatttgcaaatatttacaagGCCATTTTGGGATGTCAAAATTCAGAATGGACTTAGAACCAAATTATATTCTACTTTTTGGattatccaattaaaaaaaaaaattgtctcagAAACTCAGGGGAGGCCTAGAAACAAGAAACCTTTCTTTGAGGAAAAAGAAGCTCTTTAGGACATTTTGACAGCAGTTCCATTGTGGTGAGGAGCTCACActggaaaaagagaagcaaaaaataataattttattaattacccTTACAagatgaatagagctgctgtagGCAAAGCAGATCTGAAGTAGGCTGAAGGTCTGGAGGTCACAGCTGGGAGGGCTCAGTGTGTCATAACCTTGATGCTCCTGATTCAAAATGGCTGCCAGCGTTACTCATTAACGTCAAGTAGACCTCGGGATGAGAATGATGTCATGGTAATATTTCTACTGGAACTTTGGATCTTTGCAGTAACCTTACATTCTATGAGTCAAATTGCAGAAAACCTCgtttatttatataaatctaGCTTTGTCACATATTAATAAGAATTTGTAGTACTCACTTGACCCAAATGAACATTAGCAGGATCTTTACCAGTGATTTAGGAGTTGTTGATGAATAAATTTTCCCAACAAAAATGCTTGTGAGTATAAATGAAGTTGCATTTTCTTTGTTTGGAAAGAGTAATTTTCTGCTACATGACTTAGAGGTAAAGACAGTTTCATAGCATTAAAGACAAAGCCTGGTGTGCTAGATTGATTTCCTTATGTGGTGTGTTAATACACTTCTTTTCTTAGAAGAATGTCAAATAAAAGACTCATATCTGTTAAGTTGGCGCTACAGCAAGCACTGAaatcctcaattaaaaaaaaatctggtttacAATGGATATAACTTGCTCACAAGAGAGCACAGGCCAGTGAATCAATCagtacatttaaggaaaaaaagtcagTGCCTATATCAGAATCGATGGAGTTCTTTTAATTGATCCAGGAATGTTAACTATGGTGTTCATTAAGATACATCTGGAGAAATGATCAACTTTCTGAATCCTAAAAGAGGAAATCCGTGGGATTCTTTAACATCAACAACCGTGGAAATTTAGGGGAAATAGTCATTGTTATTTTACTTCAGGTTAAATAGTACTTACTCAGAAAGACAAACAATGAACTATAGCCTAGTAAATGTCAAGTCATTTTCTAATTCTCAAAAACCAGATTTCCACACAGATTCAAAAGTCAGGCTAGGCATGGAAGGGGTGGGAAGCCAGCCTTAGGGTTACTGGAGAGCAGAGGCCAAGTGCAAGCCTGGCAGAGACAGCAGGTTACAGGAGAAGGTTGGCAGTGGGTTGGAGAGAACTTAAATCTGAGGAGGTTTTTATCATTAAAGCCTATACTCCTTTGTTTCCAAATATCTCAGCTCTTAAAGAAGCCTCATCCTCTTTTATTCTAGTTATGGATTTTTGGAACTCAGATATCACCTTCATTTTACTGCACTTTCTGGCCAGACTAGAGGTCCCACAAAGGAATCATGGCTATAAGAACGCACAGCTACACTCTCCTTGGCATTAAAAGAGGATCTTTAGGACAACAGACCTTAACCTTTTCCCCATTTGCTCCCTCAGCATCCACAGAGCTGAGAAATTACATATAAACTCATTGGTAATGGTGCCTCAAAAGTTGCAGTACTTCTTAACAGAGAATGGAGGTTGGGGGGTTTACTCATTCTCACATGTGTGCATCAGGGTCTCAGCTAGGCATGGGTACATTGAAACAGCACTTCAGATGATTCTGATACATCTTAGGGAAATAAGCATCCCTCTGTCCTTCCCCAGTTCCCCTGTTGAGAATCTCTTGTCTGGGAGCTGTGTGTTCCCAGGCTGGTATGGTGCTATCTTATGAACAGGCAGATGAACAGTAAAGTTTAGGTCAATGACAAGCACGGACACAAgtgcaaagaaaagaaatgaactattccATGTCtgataactaaaaaaaaagtattgtcaTAGTAATCATAGTAAAAATTAGAactcttttgacttctttttgtttattttacagtatagttttgtcttcattttgaaatacattgcatgtggccaagatggcaggaGTACTCTTATGGCTTTAATGTTTAAAGTGGTAAAGTTCTTAATCTTGTCCTGGTTTAGGGTCAGAAACTCAGCCTGGGCAAGGCCCCAATAGACTCTATTTAGAAGGTCTTGGGGTACTAGAACTGTGATAAGGCTGGGACTTCCTCAAAGGCAGACAGGCCCCCAGATACACAGTCCTCTAAACACGTTGGCATACTGAGACTTCAAATAGAAAGCCATGACTCAACCTTTCCCAGTTTGCACTGTGTAATTATAAAAGGGTGGCTCCCAAAAGACAGCATATAAATGAAATGCACGGTAAAATATCATTTGAGGTAACTAAACAAAATCGTATTCTCCTTCAGGTGATATACCTTCCAACTCTGTCATGACCCATGGGCTGCCATGATATGTAGGCTGATGAACAATCAATTAGATCCACTAATTAGATCTAACTCTGCTTTTAATAGGCCTTTATCTGAGAGGATGTTCTCTCTCTTGCTGTCCTATATAAATAACACCTGAAGAAAGGCGGTTTTTAACGGGGTTGGGCAATGATCTCACCCTTCCCATCACACCAgacattggtatttttttttttctttcacttctggGGTGCCATATTTCAGCATTTGCAGATGCTCAGTGAGGCTAAAACCCAAGTTTCAGAAACCTGAAGTAAAAGAAGAATGTTCTTTCCTGGAAGACTTCAATATCATCTTGATCTGTTCTTTCCATTGTTACTGTAACTTTCTGCTTTCAAATAATTTCAGTCTTACAGAAAAGCTGTAAGAATAGTACAAAAAAACATATGGTACTCTCACCCAGGGTCtgcagttgttaacattttgtaaTTCGTGCTTCACcatcatatgtgtgtatatgtttgtgtaataattttttctgaataatttggCAAAATGTTACAGTCATAATGCTGCTTTACTGTTTAATATTTAGCATGTATTTTCTAAGAACAATAATATTCTCTTATGTAATCATAGCACAATTATCAAAATAATGTAGCCAATAGTAGCACAATATATTATCTAATCTATAGATTTTAGTCACATTCCATGAATCTTCAGAAATAATATCTTTTGTTGCTCTTCCAGGTTCCAATCCAGGATCAAGTACTGTTTGTCAGATTTTCTTTGTCTTCCATACTAACATTTGAGAAAAGTAGAGGGTAGTTATTTTCTAGAATGTCTCTCATTTGGGGCTTGGTTGATGTTTCCTTGTGATAAGATTTAGGTGACTCAGTTTTGGGAGGAATATTAAAAAAGTGAAGTGACTTTTTTAGTGCATAATATATGGAGGCACATGACATTGGTTTGTCCCATTAATGGTGATAATTTTGATTGCTTCCTTAAGGTGATGTCTGCCAGATCTCCATGGCAAAGTTACTGGATTTCCCCCTTGTAATTAATAAAAAACTTTTGAAAAGATACTTTGAGAGTATGTAAATGTCCTGTTTCTCAACAAATTTTACCCAGTAGTTTGATGATTTTCACCTAATTCAGTTGTTACTGTGATGGTTGCCAATTCAATTTGGTTGCCAAATTTGAGTAATTCTCAAACTCAGTTATTTattctatatttgttttatttcctctttttattttgctctttttctcccatttatgtttattattatgaaaCTTAGACCTGGGTGCAAGGTATGCTCATTGCTACTAAGGTGTCATATTTCTAGGATTTTCAGGTGAGACATAGCTGGAAAATAAAtgtaacatgcacacacacaaatatacacatatctactatatctatatttatctaaCCTATCTTTAAAACCAAGAATTTATACTGACACCCCCAATTCAAATCCAACACCATATACTTAATTTTCATCTCTCTTTCCATATGCTTAACATTCTTCTTTACTTATTTCATCAATCCTAGAATATAGAAAAAGTAAGCTCAGAAATATAAACCCATACTGTATCTATGAACAAATTTAGCAACTGGAgtttaatatttgtttacagtTCTTTAAATCTTGAGTCTGATAGtacagagtgaaaaaaaaaagttcaaagttTACCTTTTGTATTAATTATCACACTCTCATTAAGTGTAGTTATGTTATTCATTTGAAATTCAATTAAGTTTATGAGTTTCTGTTTGTATTCCATTTAAGTTTCTTTCCCACATctttgttgattgattgattttttgaatatataaagtataaacaTGGTCCTGAAATACAAAAAGACAGAAATGTATCAGGCCTCTACCTTAAAGCCTTCCACCTTGTTTTCAAAAACTTCGTAAAGATAACTACAAAGTGGTTTCTGGTTTATCTTTCACACATGTGTCTATggtgctgttttttgtttttgaaagaaataagcaaatatatatatatttttctcattttcccttctttcttacaAAAGAGCTAACATTAAatatatgtttcatttttctttttactttgcttttctcaatttaacaatatattaaaaatcacatcattttatttctcattattgTATCATCATAGTAATCCATTGTGTGGGTGGACCATAGTTTATTCAACCAAATTCCTCTATATGAGCATTTAGGTTTCTTCTGATGTTTTGTAATTCCAAACAACAATGCAATTCATAACCTTGTATACGTCTATTTTCACATTGTTGGCAGTGTCTACAGGGTAAATGATTAGAAgctgaattgctgggtcaaacaCATATGTAGTTTTGACAGACTTAGCAAATTTTTCTCCATAAAGGTGTACCACCTGCAATGTATGGGAATGCCTGTTTCCCCACCACCTTGCCAAGAGAAGGTGTTGTCAAGCTTTAATTTTTGCTGTGTGAGAAGTGAAAAAtgatatctcagtgtggtttaaatttgcatttctcttattattagtGAAGTTTCACATGTTTTGGAGCCATCTTGGATAGTTTTTTGTGGAttacttgttcatttatttggctaATTACTGTATCAGGTTTGGGTCATTTCCCtctcaattttaaagaaataatttatgtatatatatgtatatatacatatataatatgcaaaatatatcagGGACAAAAGgctaatattccatatatactgATTCATTATTAGCCCCTTTGTATATTATAAATGTTTCTTcctagtttttaatttattttttgactttataTAGTTTTTGCTAGGCCAAGAACATATCCATTGATCCCAATTCCCACATTCTTgtgtgttctttattttaaaatcagcaatGAATGCAGAatgtcaaagattttttttcctctagcctCTATGGAGATAATTAGGAGTGAtgctggtctgtaattttcttttttgttctgccTTTATCTGACCATTAAAGATTTGGTAGAATTTCCTTATGTATTCACTTAGGGCTCGTtaactttctcattcttttagaGAAATTAATGTTTGGGACAATAGACATTTCTAGTATATTAtccatttaatttataaaattaaaaagttaggtCAGCCTCTGTGATCTGTAGAGCCCAGGGTAAGAACACAAACGGAGATCCACATAGTATGTCTAAATAGTTCAGAGCtttaaacaaagcaaacaaactgtgaaaaaaattgcattttatcCTTCTGCTTTGACGAAAATGTCTCCATAAGGACCTGTAAAACCAAATTTGAGTTTAGAATTATCATATTCCTCACCATTCTGTTCTGGATCATAATGGCACAGAGAGATATGATAGAAgagcttttcctcttttctttctaacCATACTCAGCATACGTATGCCGGTACATCTGAGACCCCATGATCAAGCTTTGTCTAGATTCTTCTGTACCTCACTGTCTCCACAAAGAGCTGTCTCTTGCCCACTCCTTGAGCAGTTTGTCCTTAGGAATACTGGCCTGGAAAGGAGGTCCCAAAAGCCTTTGGAAATGAGTTTAGGTTCAACTGAACATGAAATTTCAGAGTGCAGTGCACCCACAGCATAGTCAAAAAGGGGTAACTTGAGTTCGGTGTTCAAAGTCTATTTGGCCCTGTGAAATCTTTGTCTCTTGGAGAGCGGCACGGCTAGAGGAAGGCCTGGGTGGTCCTATAGAGTCCAAGAGCCATCCTTGCTAAGTCTAAAGGCAGTAATACAGTAATATTAAACAGTAAAGCAAATTTTTTTTGCCCATTAAATTTGTGTGttttgcatgtgtgtgcgtgtgtgtatgtgtgttctgtGATACCACTAAGAATGTAGACATTGAGGTTTTCATTTCATTACTAGTAGTAAAACTCTTTGAAGAGCAATTTGACTATATGTATGTATTAACCTAGTAATTACACATTTGAGAATATAATTTAGGAAATAATGTTAAGAATCTAAAAGCTTTGGTTTTGAATATGATCATTGTAGAATTATGTATGATGACTTAATTGGAAAACAGTAGAAAGGTCCAAATACTAAGAGATTAGCTAAGTAAACTATGATGTTTTCACcaagtagaatattatttaggcATTAAAATTGTTATTTGAAAAACTGTATAATTCCATAGAATAATGTTTATGGcttaatattaagtaaaaaataatatacatattgaATGTAATTGCATATATAATTTGATTTAAACTGagttaaaaatcatcttttcatagaaataaaggaaaggatAAAAATTCTGCCAGCATATCAGCATTTGTGTTTGGGTGTTAAGGCTAAGGGTAAATTCTTTCTCCTGGTTTGCTTTTCTGAGTCTTCAGATTTTCTTTCCTAAGaatttattactattataatgAATAGAAATACGATAAAAGGGTCAGACCCACCTATCTCTAAGGTCCTTTCCAACTCTAGcatgtaaatattttttgtataactgaataatGAAGAGCTTGCTATGTTCTTCACTCTTGTTTCTGTCTCTGCCCCATGTATATTAATCCAGGATTTATAGTTGATGCCTGTCTTGAAATGCATA from Eubalaena glacialis isolate mEubGla1 chromosome 10, mEubGla1.1.hap2.+ XY, whole genome shotgun sequence harbors:
- the LOC133099493 gene encoding metallothionein-1E, with the translated sequence MDPKCSCPTGGSCSCAGSCTCKACRCTSCKKSCCSCCPVGCAKCAQGCVCKGASDKCSCCA